A region from the Acyrthosiphon pisum isolate AL4f chromosome A1, pea_aphid_22Mar2018_4r6ur, whole genome shotgun sequence genome encodes:
- the LOC100164118 gene encoding transcriptional repressor p66-alpha: MASQMEIDDDVVDLSISSSRTSQSLRDEPLSLKCTQPDEAHIHMNGHLVNGFSSTGNDSSEESDDDMPLELPPSPKDVTPPEEVREREKLVRVLKENLRTEEMTLVLLKKLQQSQQINQIPQSVTITPQAAHTKDHSNLLSSQLPTGKSAQPPMPHVPHHAKPPPPPLNRLPSSSRSNVHQSHQSMSSNPLMGSSRLPPSNGLQNLQRSSNGRSSHSAHSAHSAHSSPSITLERVMKDHHSSNTSQSERLRNDDGQTPAQRQAAAKLALRKQLEKTLLQIPPPKPPPPEMHFIPNPSNTEFIYLLGLEHVVDFITNGEMIEASIPKDPYKCSQCDSNFTPVWKLEKPSRNKESKIICELCVTSNVKKSLKAEHTNRLKTAFVKALQQEQEIEQRLAQASPPSSVSPAPVHPIHINPPMPSVPKPAPAPKRNPTPPQPHKMHPSDPTGGKFNAAAAAHLALQQQMLRGLSPHPAAAMLQFAPLLYPYQLAMAQASGKNSAAAVAANLAELQRQAVDLQRQYLMEMMPQQGQSRSASQTPTSAHNWKS; the protein is encoded by the exons ATGGCATCTCAAATGGAAATTGATGACGATGTCGTTGATTTAAGTATAtcaag cAGTCGTACAAGTCAATCACTGAGAGATGAACCACTTTCCTTAAAATGTACTCAGCCAGATGAAGCTCACATTCATATGAATGGGCATTTGGTTAATGGTTTCTCCTCAACTGGCAATGATTCTTCAGAGGAAAGTGATGATGATATGCCCCTTGAACTCCCACCATCCCctaag gaTGTGACACCACCTGAAGAGGTGCGTGAAAGAGAAAAACTTGTTAGAGTTTTAAAGGAAAATCTCCGAACAGAAGAAATGACTTTGGTGCTGTTGAAGAAATTGCAACAGTCGCAACAAATTAACCAAATTCCTCAGAGTGTCACCATAACGCCTCAGGCAGCTCATACTAAAGATCATTCTAATTTGTTGTCATCCCAATTGCCGACTGGGAAGTCAGCTCAACCACCAATGCCTCATGTACCTCATCATGCAAAACCACCACCACCCCCATTAAATCGCTTg ccaTCGTCATCAAGATCTAATGTCCATCAATCTCACCAGTCTATGTCTTCAAATCCCTTAATGGGTTCAAGTAGATTACCTCCTTCCAATGGTCTACAAAATTTGCAGAGGTCATCCAATGGTCGATCATCACATTCTGCACATTCGGCACATTCAGCGCATTCATCACCTTCAATTACACTTGAACGAGTAATGAAAGACCACCATTCCTCCAATACTTCCCAATCG GAACGTTTGAGAAATGATGATGGTCAAACACCTGCTCAAAGGCAAGCTGCTGCTAAATTGGCCCTTAGAAAACAATTGGAGAAAACACTATTAcaa attccACCACCAAAACCTCCACCACCTGAAATGCATTTTATTCCAAATCCATCAAACACAGAGTTTATTTACTTACTGGGATTGGAACATGTTGTTGATTTCATAACAAACGGTGAAATGATTGAAGCCAGCATACCCAAAGATCCATATAAGTGTTCTCAATGTGATTCAAACTTTACGCCGGTTTGGAAATTAGAAAAACCTTCTAGAA ataaagaatctaaaattatatgtgAATTGTGCGTCACTAGTAATGTAAAGAAATCTCTCAAAGCGGAACATACAAATCGACTGAAGACTGCGTTTGTGAAAGCTCTTCAACAGGAGCAAGAAATAGAACAAAGGTTGGCTCAAGCATCGCCGCCATCTTCTGTTTCCCCAGCGCCTGTGCATCCAATTCATATAAATCCACCAATGCCGTCCGTGCCCAAGCCAGCGCCTGCACCGAAACGTAACCCAACACCTCCACAACCGCATAAGATGCATCCTTCGGATCCGACAGGTGGTAAATTTAATGCCGCAGCTGCAGCTCACCTTGCCCTCCAACAACAAATGCTCAGAGGATTATCACCTCATCCAGCAGCTGCCATGTTGCAGTTTGCACCACTTTTGTATCCATACCAACTAGCCATGGCGCAAGCTAGTGGAAAAAATTCGGCTGCTGCGGTAGCCGCAAACCTTGCTGAACTACAAAGGCAAGCAGTTGATTTGCAACGACAGTATTTAATGGAGATGATGCCCCAACAAGGCCAGTCCCGGTCTGCATCACAAACACCCACGTCTGCGCACAATTGGAAATCATGA